A single Mangrovimonas sp. YM274 DNA region contains:
- the porV gene encoding type IX secretion system outer membrane channel protein PorV has product MKKYFLILITLTAFNVSRAQNNTVVIPDQNDSRVITTAVPFLLIASDARAGALGDMGVATGVDTYSQQWNPSKYAFSETKSGFGVSYTPYLSKLVNDIFLGNITYFNRINENSAFAASFKYFSLGEIELVQDEFSQALIEKPNELTVDVSYSLRLADQFSMAVAMRYLRSDLRIQAVDANASAAGSIGVDIAGYYQSEEMAYNDFNGRWRGGFAIQNIGPTIKYDDAGRENFIPTTLRLGGGFDFIFDNYNKLSVTGEVTKLLVPTPPIRGNEYEYIDNNGNSEYDDGDDELVGYPNSPVSTNVIVDGKDDNVSFFKGMFQSFGDAPGGFKEEMQEITWALSAEYRYQEAFAFRAGYFHESEVKGARQFFALGAGFKYSMVNIDMSYLFSASKVQSPLEGTLRFSLSFNFGDGEYMEY; this is encoded by the coding sequence ATGAAAAAATACTTTTTAATACTTATCACACTAACTGCTTTCAATGTTTCAAGAGCTCAAAACAATACAGTAGTCATACCGGATCAAAATGATTCTAGAGTAATTACCACTGCTGTACCATTTTTATTGATTGCATCGGATGCAAGAGCTGGTGCTTTGGGAGATATGGGGGTAGCAACAGGCGTTGATACTTATTCCCAACAATGGAACCCTTCAAAATATGCCTTTTCAGAAACAAAATCGGGTTTTGGAGTTAGTTATACACCGTATTTAAGTAAGTTGGTGAATGATATTTTTTTAGGAAACATCACTTACTTTAATAGAATTAATGAAAATAGTGCCTTTGCAGCGAGTTTTAAATACTTTAGTTTAGGTGAAATTGAGTTGGTTCAAGATGAATTTTCTCAAGCATTAATTGAAAAACCAAATGAATTGACTGTGGATGTATCTTATTCTTTAAGGTTGGCAGATCAGTTTTCTATGGCGGTAGCCATGCGTTATTTACGTTCAGATTTAAGAATTCAGGCTGTAGATGCCAATGCAAGTGCTGCTGGTTCCATAGGTGTTGATATAGCAGGGTACTATCAGTCTGAAGAAATGGCTTATAACGATTTCAATGGCCGTTGGAGAGGTGGTTTTGCGATTCAGAACATTGGACCTACGATCAAATATGATGATGCCGGAAGGGAAAACTTTATTCCTACAACGTTGCGATTAGGTGGTGGTTTCGATTTTATTTTCGATAACTATAACAAATTGTCTGTTACAGGTGAAGTGACTAAGTTATTGGTGCCAACGCCTCCTATTAGAGGGAATGAATACGAGTATATAGACAATAATGGAAATAGTGAATATGATGACGGAGATGATGAATTGGTAGGCTATCCAAATAGCCCAGTTAGCACCAATGTCATTGTTGATGGAAAAGATGATAATGTAAGTTTCTTCAAAGGAATGTTCCAGTCGTTTGGTGATGCACCTGGAGGCTTTAAAGAAGAAATGCAAGAGATAACTTGGGCCCTTAGTGCCGAGTATCGTTATCAAGAAGCCTTTGCGTTTAGGGCTGGATATTTCCACGAAAGTGAAGTTAAGGGAGCTAGACAGTTTTTTGCCCTTGGAGCAGGATTCAAATATTCTATGGTAAATATAGATATGTCTTACCTGTTCTCGGCTTCAAAAGTTCAAAGTCCATTGGAAGGGACTTTACGTTTCTCTTTGTCGTTTAACTTCGGAGACGGCGAATACATGGAATATTAA
- the cdd gene encoding cytidine deaminase, protein MKEVKIESVFQVYEGILELPEDLQELMQKAIEARQKAYAPYSKFYVGVALLLDNNEVVLGSNQENASYPSGLCAERTAIYYAGAQYPKAKILKMAITAASQLRTTLEPIPPCGACRQSISEYEIRQKSPIEMYFMGERGKVVRSYSLSNLLPLIFDKSQL, encoded by the coding sequence ATGAAAGAGGTTAAAATTGAGTCCGTATTTCAAGTTTATGAGGGGATTTTGGAGTTGCCTGAAGATTTACAGGAACTTATGCAAAAGGCCATAGAGGCAAGACAAAAGGCCTATGCCCCTTATTCCAAGTTTTATGTGGGAGTAGCTCTTTTGTTGGATAATAACGAAGTGGTTTTAGGTAGCAACCAAGAAAACGCTTCCTATCCATCTGGACTTTGCGCCGAAAGGACGGCTATTTATTATGCCGGTGCTCAATACCCAAAAGCAAAGATTTTGAAAATGGCCATTACGGCGGCGTCCCAATTAAGAACTACTTTAGAGCCAATACCACCATGTGGCGCCTGTAGGCAGTCAATTTCTGAATATGAAATTCGTCAGAAAAGCCCCATTGAAATGTATTTTATGGGAGAACGGGGAAAAGTAGTCAGATCTTACTCTTTATCAAATCTCTTGCCTTTGATATTTGATAAATCCCAGCTATAA
- the pdhA gene encoding pyruvate dehydrogenase (acetyl-transferring) E1 component subunit alpha, which yields MQKITKEVYLKWYEDMLFWRKFEDKLAAVYIQQKVRGFLHLYNGQEAVLAGALHAMDLSKDKMITAYRNHVQPIGMGEDPRRVMAELYGKATGTSQGLGGSMHIFSKKHGFYGGHGIVGGQIPLGAGMAFGDKYKGSDAVTICCFGDGAARQGSLHETFNLAMLWKLPVVFVCENNGYAMGTSVERTANHTDVWKLGLGYEMPSGPVDGMNPVKVAEAFDEAIQRARRGEGPTFLELKTYRYRGHSMSDAQHYRTKEEVEEYKKIDPITQVKDIILEKKYASEADIKKIDKRVKDLVSECEKFAEESPFPELNVMYDAVYEQEDYPFIQTKL from the coding sequence ATGCAAAAAATAACAAAAGAAGTTTACCTGAAATGGTATGAGGACATGTTGTTCTGGAGAAAGTTTGAAGATAAGCTTGCTGCAGTGTATATTCAACAAAAAGTTAGAGGATTTCTTCACTTATACAATGGTCAAGAAGCTGTTTTGGCAGGAGCTTTACACGCTATGGACCTGTCAAAAGATAAAATGATAACAGCTTATCGTAACCACGTACAGCCAATAGGTATGGGAGAAGATCCTAGGCGAGTAATGGCAGAGTTGTATGGGAAAGCTACAGGTACCTCTCAAGGACTTGGTGGTTCCATGCATATTTTCTCCAAAAAACATGGTTTTTATGGTGGTCACGGTATTGTTGGTGGACAAATTCCATTAGGAGCTGGTATGGCTTTTGGTGATAAGTACAAAGGAAGTGATGCCGTAACAATTTGTTGTTTTGGTGATGGAGCTGCTCGTCAAGGATCCTTACACGAAACTTTTAACTTGGCAATGCTTTGGAAGCTTCCAGTTGTATTTGTGTGTGAAAACAACGGATATGCCATGGGAACCTCGGTAGAGCGTACAGCAAACCATACCGATGTTTGGAAGTTAGGATTGGGGTATGAAATGCCTTCTGGACCAGTAGACGGAATGAATCCGGTTAAAGTGGCCGAAGCATTCGATGAAGCTATCCAAAGAGCTCGTAGAGGGGAAGGACCAACCTTCTTGGAATTAAAGACCTACCGATATAGAGGTCACTCAATGAGTGATGCTCAGCATTATAGAACCAAGGAAGAGGTTGAAGAGTACAAGAAAATTGACCCGATTACTCAGGTAAAAGATATCATTTTAGAAAAGAAATACGCTTCAGAGGCCGATATAAAGAAAATTGACAAACGTGTTAAGGATTTAGTGTCAGAGTGTGAGAAATTTGCAGAAGAATCTCCATTCCCGGAACTAAATGTAATGTACGATGCGGTTTATGAGCAAGAAGATTATCCATTTATACAAACTAAACTATAA
- a CDS encoding pyruvate dehydrogenase complex dihydrolipoamide acetyltransferase, translating into MAEVINMPRLSDTMEEGTVASWLKNVGDKVEEGDILAEIETDKATMEFESFHEGTLLYIGVKEGETTKVDELLAIIGDEGEDISGLINGGSAAPAPTQEQAEAPAPAKTETPSADVAIPEGVTVVTMPRLSDTMEEGTVASWLKKVGDVVEEGDILAEIETDKATMEFESFQSGTLLYVGLQEGESAKVDSLLAIIGPAGTDVSAIATNFTAGGSGPATDAAPTEAPTEEAPKAETAKEVAPAAADTASNGRLFISPLAKKMAEEKGINLSQVKGSGENGRIIKRDIENFKPAAVESKAASASAAPVASVQGEEQFDEKANSQMRKVIAKRLSESKFTAPHYYLNVEFDMENAIAFRKQVNELPDTKISFNDMVVKACAMALKQHPQVNSQWFADKMRLNHHVHIGVAVAVEDGLVVPVVKFANELSLSQIGAAVKDYAGRARNKKLTPQEMEGSTFTVSNLGMFGIESFTSIINQPNSAILSVGAIVEKPVVKNGQIVVGHTMKLCLACDHRTVDGATGAQFLQTLKNYIENPVAMFV; encoded by the coding sequence ATGGCAGAAGTAATTAATATGCCGCGTTTGAGCGATACAATGGAAGAAGGAACTGTTGCTTCCTGGCTTAAAAATGTTGGTGATAAAGTTGAAGAAGGAGATATCCTAGCGGAGATTGAAACCGACAAAGCTACTATGGAGTTTGAGTCCTTTCATGAAGGAACCTTATTATATATTGGAGTTAAAGAAGGAGAGACTACAAAAGTAGATGAACTTCTGGCCATCATAGGAGATGAAGGAGAAGATATCTCTGGTTTAATAAACGGAGGAAGTGCTGCTCCAGCGCCTACCCAGGAACAAGCTGAAGCTCCAGCTCCTGCAAAAACAGAAACACCAAGTGCAGATGTTGCCATTCCAGAAGGTGTAACGGTGGTAACCATGCCACGTTTAAGTGATACCATGGAAGAAGGAACCGTTGCCTCTTGGTTGAAGAAAGTTGGAGATGTGGTAGAAGAAGGTGATATCTTGGCGGAAATTGAAACGGACAAAGCAACCATGGAGTTTGAATCATTCCAATCAGGGACTTTGTTGTATGTTGGTTTGCAAGAAGGAGAGTCTGCAAAAGTAGATTCTTTGTTGGCAATCATCGGTCCTGCGGGAACAGATGTGTCTGCTATAGCTACTAACTTCACAGCGGGAGGAAGTGGCCCAGCAACTGACGCAGCTCCAACCGAGGCGCCAACAGAAGAAGCTCCTAAGGCAGAAACTGCTAAAGAAGTTGCTCCTGCTGCTGCCGATACAGCTTCCAATGGTAGATTGTTTATTTCTCCATTAGCTAAAAAAATGGCAGAAGAAAAGGGGATAAACTTATCTCAAGTTAAAGGTTCAGGAGAAAATGGACGTATCATTAAACGTGATATTGAAAACTTTAAGCCAGCTGCTGTTGAGTCGAAGGCCGCTTCAGCATCTGCTGCGCCTGTTGCTTCAGTGCAAGGTGAAGAGCAATTTGATGAAAAAGCAAATTCTCAAATGCGTAAAGTTATTGCCAAGCGTTTGTCTGAGTCTAAGTTTACGGCCCCACATTATTATTTAAATGTGGAGTTTGATATGGAAAATGCTATTGCTTTCCGTAAGCAGGTTAACGAACTTCCAGATACCAAAATTTCATTTAATGATATGGTAGTGAAAGCTTGTGCTATGGCACTTAAGCAACATCCTCAAGTAAACTCGCAATGGTTTGCTGATAAAATGAGGTTGAACCACCATGTGCATATTGGGGTAGCTGTTGCCGTTGAAGATGGATTGGTTGTGCCAGTAGTGAAGTTTGCAAACGAATTGAGTTTGTCACAAATTGGTGCTGCTGTTAAGGATTATGCCGGTAGAGCTAGAAACAAAAAATTGACACCTCAAGAAATGGAAGGTAGTACCTTTACAGTTTCTAACTTAGGAATGTTTGGTATTGAAAGTTTCACTTCAATTATCAATCAGCCTAACTCTGCAATTCTTTCTGTAGGAGCCATTGTTGAAAAACCTGTAGTTAAAAATGGGCAGATTGTTGTTGGACACACCATGAAATTGTGTTTAGCATGTGACCATAGAACAGTAGATGGTGCAACGGGAGCACAGTTCTTACAAACTTTAAAGAACTATATTGAAAATCCAGTGGCGATGTTTGTATAA
- a CDS encoding cupin domain-containing protein, whose translation MHIITNKYSLKILLIALLFLGYGTQAIAQKGDGTYSELSIAKTIHDKDLKWNPAPDFFPGCTFTILNGDITKPNLDFFFKIEPNTEVIKHTHNSPERMILISGELEVTYENEPTSLLKAGTYAYGPAGKPHKAKCLNKGPCVLFIALVDPFNAIPIGK comes from the coding sequence ATGCATATCATCACTAACAAGTACTCATTAAAAATTCTTTTAATTGCTTTACTGTTTTTAGGGTACGGAACACAGGCAATTGCCCAAAAAGGAGACGGAACTTATAGCGAACTGTCAATTGCAAAGACTATTCATGACAAAGATTTAAAATGGAATCCCGCACCAGACTTTTTTCCGGGTTGCACTTTTACCATTTTAAACGGGGACATCACCAAACCGAATTTGGATTTCTTTTTCAAGATTGAACCCAATACGGAAGTCATTAAGCATACACATAATTCTCCAGAGCGCATGATTTTAATTTCAGGAGAATTGGAAGTAACTTACGAAAATGAGCCAACAAGCCTTCTTAAAGCAGGAACATACGCCTATGGTCCGGCAGGAAAACCTCATAAGGCGAAATGCCTCAATAAAGGGCCGTGTGTGCTATTTATTGCTTTGGTTGACCCTTTCAATGCTATTCCCATAGGTAAATAG
- a CDS encoding DUF4242 domain-containing protein, with protein sequence MKILKSLLILMISTASFNAIGQEKSVELLNDELANNKGLNMYVIERNIPGAGNLTTEELQAISKTSCGILDTMGSDIKWLHSYVTGDKVYCVYMAKNEDLVREHAQKGGFPANSVAPVKVIIDPSTATAKQ encoded by the coding sequence ATGAAAATTTTAAAATCTTTATTAATTTTAATGATATCTACAGCGTCTTTCAATGCCATAGGTCAAGAAAAATCTGTAGAACTTCTAAATGATGAGTTGGCCAATAACAAAGGGCTAAACATGTATGTCATTGAAAGAAACATCCCCGGAGCCGGAAATTTAACTACAGAAGAACTGCAGGCCATATCAAAAACTTCCTGTGGTATATTGGACACAATGGGATCTGACATAAAATGGCTTCATAGCTATGTAACAGGAGACAAAGTATATTGTGTTTACATGGCAAAAAATGAAGACCTAGTTAGAGAACATGCCCAAAAAGGTGGGTTTCCCGCAAACTCCGTTGCTCCTGTTAAGGTAATAATTGACCCTTCTACCGCTACTGCCAAACAATAA
- a CDS encoding M28 family peptidase, translated as MNKIFALLALTVLYNCKQTDTPSSATKTEVSEMVAFLASDDLKGRNTGTPEINEAAKYIENKFKAYGVAPYFEGYQDEFVVDSLKGFNVVGVLEGNDPELKNEYVVLGAHYDHIGYGKKVDLDSIANGANDNASGSASVLAFAKHFAQTKSNKRSIMFVLFSGEEKGLLGSTHLAKRLKQQNFNLYTMINFEMLGVPLNNRDYEVFITGYKMSNVAEKLNAYHGNNLVGVSEIAEKHNLFKASDNYPFYQEFSLPCHTVSSCDLSNYDFYHKVGDEAQLMNYEFMASVINKFTPVIEAVCNTPTQEIKLN; from the coding sequence ATGAATAAAATTTTTGCCCTATTAGCATTGACGGTATTGTATAATTGTAAACAGACTGATACACCATCTTCAGCAACAAAGACGGAAGTATCAGAAATGGTTGCTTTTTTGGCTTCTGATGATTTGAAAGGAAGAAATACTGGAACACCAGAAATTAATGAGGCTGCAAAGTACATTGAGAATAAATTTAAAGCGTATGGGGTTGCTCCTTATTTTGAAGGATATCAAGACGAATTTGTCGTTGACAGTTTAAAAGGATTTAATGTAGTTGGGGTTTTGGAAGGAAATGATCCGGAATTAAAGAATGAGTACGTCGTTTTGGGGGCTCATTATGACCATATTGGATATGGTAAAAAGGTTGATTTGGATTCCATTGCCAATGGGGCCAATGATAACGCTTCAGGTTCGGCTTCGGTGCTGGCTTTTGCAAAGCATTTTGCACAAACTAAAAGTAACAAACGAAGTATAATGTTTGTACTGTTTTCAGGAGAAGAGAAGGGGCTATTGGGATCTACACATTTGGCCAAAAGGTTGAAACAGCAAAATTTCAACCTCTATACTATGATTAATTTTGAAATGTTGGGAGTTCCGCTTAATAATAGGGATTATGAGGTGTTTATAACAGGTTACAAAATGTCCAATGTGGCCGAAAAGTTAAATGCCTACCACGGTAATAATTTAGTTGGAGTTTCAGAAATAGCAGAAAAGCACAACCTGTTTAAGGCATCAGATAATTATCCGTTCTATCAAGAGTTTAGTTTGCCTTGTCATACCGTGTCAAGTTGCGATTTATCCAACTATGATTTTTATCACAAAGTTGGAGATGAAGCTCAGTTAATGAACTATGAATTTATGGCTAGTGTCATCAATAAATTCACACCTGTCATTGAAGCAGTTTGCAATACACCGACACAAGAAATAAAATTGAATTAA
- a CDS encoding SDR family oxidoreductase, translating into MGKNIIITGTSRGIGFELVQILASQGHSVLALSRNELPVSNLNLKNVSTFPFDLGDLKAYKKVNEFIEKEWEHVDVLINNAGALLNKPFQQTSFADFEYVYKTNVFGVAELTRLVLPFMKKDGHVVTISSMGGVQGSMKFAGLAAYSSSKGAVITLTELLAEEYKETGPSFNVLALGAVQTEMLQEAFPGYQAPTTAKEMADYIADFALNGCKYYNGKLLQVSNSTP; encoded by the coding sequence ATGGGGAAAAATATAATCATAACTGGAACGAGTAGGGGAATTGGATTTGAATTGGTGCAGATTTTGGCAAGTCAAGGCCATAGTGTTTTGGCTTTATCAAGGAATGAGCTTCCTGTTTCAAATCTTAACCTAAAAAATGTGTCAACGTTTCCTTTTGACCTAGGAGATTTAAAGGCTTATAAGAAGGTAAATGAATTTATAGAGAAGGAGTGGGAGCATGTAGATGTCTTGATTAATAATGCAGGAGCCTTGCTGAATAAACCTTTTCAGCAGACTTCATTTGCTGATTTTGAATATGTCTACAAGACTAATGTTTTTGGTGTTGCAGAATTGACAAGATTAGTCCTGCCTTTTATGAAGAAGGATGGGCATGTAGTGACCATCAGTTCTATGGGAGGTGTTCAAGGAAGTATGAAATTTGCAGGTCTGGCTGCCTATAGTTCCAGTAAGGGAGCTGTTATTACTTTAACCGAATTATTAGCTGAAGAATATAAAGAAACTGGACCTTCTTTTAATGTTTTGGCTTTGGGAGCTGTACAAACCGAAATGCTGCAAGAAGCTTTCCCTGGGTATCAAGCGCCTACCACAGCAAAGGAAATGGCTGATTATATAGCGGATTTTGCTTTAAATGGTTGTAAATATTACAATGGCAAATTGCTGCAAGTATCTAATTCAACACCATAG
- a CDS encoding HAD family phosphatase, producing the protein MKLYKCVIFDCDGVLVDSEPLSNQVLADMTNELGGKIDLEYALTHFKGGSMQSCYDKIAKLVPQPLPNNFKEMYRERSFELFKKALKPIDGVPQLLEELNLPFGVASSGTKEKIIHNLALTGLSPYFETNIFSCYEIQKWKPDPDVFLWAAKTMGYHPEECVVIEDSLTGVTAARAGGFDVFGFVAHDYNNELPAVATHTFQHMQELREYLVN; encoded by the coding sequence ATGAAGCTGTATAAATGTGTTATTTTTGATTGTGATGGTGTCTTGGTGGATAGTGAGCCCTTGAGCAATCAAGTTCTTGCCGATATGACTAATGAGTTGGGAGGAAAAATTGATTTAGAGTATGCCTTGACTCACTTTAAAGGAGGCTCCATGCAAAGTTGTTATGACAAAATTGCCAAATTGGTGCCGCAACCGCTTCCAAATAATTTTAAGGAAATGTATAGGGAGCGAAGCTTTGAGTTATTCAAAAAGGCTTTAAAACCCATAGATGGAGTGCCTCAATTGTTGGAGGAGTTAAATTTACCTTTTGGAGTTGCCTCAAGCGGAACCAAGGAGAAAATAATACATAACTTGGCATTAACAGGGCTATCTCCGTATTTTGAAACCAATATCTTTAGTTGTTACGAAATCCAAAAATGGAAGCCCGATCCAGATGTATTTCTATGGGCGGCCAAAACTATGGGGTACCACCCCGAAGAATGTGTAGTTATAGAGGATTCCTTAACTGGAGTTACAGCGGCTAGGGCAGGTGGTTTTGATGTTTTTGGTTTTGTAGCTCATGATTATAATAATGAACTGCCCGCTGTTGCCACCCATACTTTTCAACACATGCAGGAATTAAGGGAATACCTAGTAAATTAG
- a CDS encoding SprT-like domain-containing protein — translation MQKTLENFIPKAAVAYVVELLNHDHLSVKIKSERKTRHGDYRSLPNGQHQITVNSNLNPYRFLITLVHEIAHFEAFRNYGKAIKPHGKEWKYTFQHLMLPLLHPEIFPNELLPLLAKHFKNPKASSDTDVNLALALKQFDEANNKTYIFEVPFGSQFKMHNGRIFKMGKKRTKRYECLELSTGRLYLFNPNAEVEVLA, via the coding sequence ATGCAAAAGACCCTCGAAAATTTTATTCCCAAAGCTGCCGTTGCCTATGTTGTTGAGCTTTTAAACCACGATCATTTGTCGGTTAAGATAAAATCGGAGCGTAAAACTAGACATGGAGATTATAGAAGTTTACCCAATGGGCAGCATCAAATTACAGTAAATTCCAATTTAAATCCTTATCGGTTTTTAATTACTTTGGTGCATGAAATCGCACACTTCGAGGCTTTTAGGAATTATGGGAAGGCCATAAAACCACATGGTAAGGAATGGAAATATACGTTTCAGCATTTAATGTTGCCTTTATTGCATCCTGAAATATTCCCAAATGAATTATTGCCACTTTTGGCCAAACATTTTAAGAATCCTAAAGCCAGTAGTGATACCGATGTTAACTTAGCGTTAGCTTTAAAGCAATTTGATGAAGCCAACAATAAAACTTATATTTTTGAAGTTCCTTTTGGCAGTCAGTTTAAGATGCACAATGGACGGATTTTTAAAATGGGAAAAAAGCGGACCAAGCGTTACGAATGTTTAGAGCTCAGTACAGGTAGGCTGTATCTATTTAATCCCAATGCAGAAGTAGAGGTCTTAGCTTGA
- a CDS encoding mannose-1-phosphate guanylyltransferase, with protein MNKNYYAILMAGGVGSRFWPVSTESYPKQFHDMLGTGETLIQKTFERLARLIPKDHIFILTNERYNDLVLEQLPEVSQDQVVLEPEMRNTAPCILYASLKIQKENPDAVMIVAPSDHWIEDEQAFVDNVQNTFDYCSQNDALMTLGIQPTFPNTGYGYIEYDKSSEDSIKLVSQFREKPDYNTAKQFLAQGNFLWNAGIFIWSVQSVVKAFQTNQPELFALFESGITSYNTESERDFIADNYKKAENISVDYAIMEKSDNVYVLPATFDWNDLGTWGSLYDKLEKDEDSNAIVNAQTLLEDASGNMIRSKKNKIVVVDGLNDYIIVDKDEVLLIFPKSKEQDIKQVLQTVKAKFGENYG; from the coding sequence ATGAATAAAAATTATTATGCCATTTTAATGGCAGGAGGTGTAGGATCCAGATTTTGGCCAGTGAGTACGGAGAGTTACCCAAAACAGTTTCACGATATGTTAGGAACAGGGGAAACCTTAATACAAAAAACATTTGAACGTTTGGCAAGACTAATTCCTAAAGACCATATTTTTATTCTTACCAACGAGCGTTACAATGATTTGGTATTGGAACAATTGCCAGAAGTGTCGCAAGACCAAGTGGTGCTCGAACCGGAAATGCGTAACACAGCTCCTTGTATTTTATATGCGTCTCTTAAAATTCAAAAGGAAAACCCAGATGCTGTAATGATTGTGGCGCCAAGTGATCACTGGATTGAGGACGAGCAAGCTTTTGTAGATAATGTGCAAAACACTTTTGATTATTGTTCCCAAAATGACGCCTTGATGACATTGGGAATTCAACCCACATTTCCTAATACCGGGTATGGTTATATAGAATACGACAAATCTTCCGAAGATTCTATAAAATTGGTGAGTCAATTTAGGGAGAAACCAGATTATAATACGGCAAAACAATTTTTAGCCCAAGGAAATTTTTTGTGGAATGCCGGCATTTTTATTTGGAGTGTTCAAAGTGTGGTAAAGGCGTTTCAAACAAATCAACCGGAGTTGTTTGCGTTGTTTGAATCGGGTATCACTTCGTATAACACAGAAAGCGAAAGGGATTTTATAGCAGATAACTATAAAAAGGCAGAGAATATTTCGGTGGATTACGCTATCATGGAAAAAAGTGATAATGTATATGTGCTACCCGCAACTTTCGATTGGAATGATTTAGGAACCTGGGGGAGTCTCTACGATAAGTTGGAAAAGGATGAGGATTCTAATGCCATTGTCAATGCCCAAACCCTATTGGAGGACGCTTCCGGCAATATGATAAGAAGCAAAAAGAATAAAATTGTCGTAGTAGATGGCTTAAATGATTATATAATTGTTGACAAAGACGAAGTTTTACTTATCTTTCCTAAGTCGAAAGAACAAGATATAAAGCAAGTCCTCCAAACGGTGAAAGCTAAGTTTGGAGAAAATTATGGGTAA